A genomic stretch from Bifidobacterium sp. ESL0769 includes:
- the clpB gene encoding ATP-dependent chaperone ClpB has protein sequence MEQQFTTMAQEAIGDAIQSASAAGNPQVDTLHLMDALLRQENSVVTGLISAAGGDPKAIGAAVRNALVALPSASGSSTSQPQASRQLTAALAQAEKEMQKMGDEYVSTEHLLIGIADAAPNESATILKNNGVTPEALRKAVPSVRGGAKVTSPDAEGSYKALEKYSTDLTAQAKEGKLDPVIGRDQEIRRVIQILSRRTKNNPVLIGEPGVGKTAVVEGLAERIVAGDVPTTLQNKKLISLDLGSMVAGSKYRGEFEERLKSVLNEIKSANGEIITFIDEIHTIVGAGAAEGSMDAGNMLKPMLARGELRLIGATTLDEYRENIEKDPALERRFQQVFVGEPSVEDTIAILRGLKQRYEAHHKVTIGDDALVAAATLSNRYISGRQLPDKAIDLVDEAAAHLRMELDSQPEEIDELQRRETRLEMEEMQLKKAEDPASKDRLKKLQSDLADTREKLSGLKTRWDAEKAGHNKVGDLRAQLDAKKVQADKYTREGDLEKASKILYGEIPAIRKQLDLAEQAADEENANGQETEPMVPDHVDADSVAGIVSEWTGIPVGRLMQGENEKLLNMEKFLGKRVIGQKEAIQAVSDAVRRSRAGISDPNRPTGSFLFLGPTGVGKTELAKALADFLFDDEKAMVRIDMSEYMDKGSVTRLIGAAPGYVGYEEGGQLTEAVRRRPYSVVLFDEVEKANPEVFDILLQVLDDGRLTDGQGRTVDFKNTILIMTSNLGSQFLVQPDLDDEAKRKAVMDAVHSHFKPEFINRLDELVIFHPLTREELGEIVDIQVKQVASRLTDRRITLDVTKAAKEWLANAGYDPAYGARPLRRLVQTEVGDQMAKMLLAGKVHDGDTVLVDQTGGDHLELSTMPEDPLSEDHEDK, from the coding sequence ATGGAACAACAATTTACGACCATGGCTCAGGAAGCTATTGGAGACGCGATTCAAAGCGCGTCGGCTGCGGGCAACCCGCAGGTTGACACTCTGCATCTGATGGATGCGTTGCTGCGTCAGGAAAACAGCGTGGTCACGGGGCTCATCAGCGCCGCGGGCGGGGACCCGAAGGCGATTGGCGCCGCGGTGCGCAACGCGTTGGTCGCGCTGCCCAGCGCGAGCGGTTCTTCGACCTCGCAGCCTCAGGCGAGCCGCCAGCTGACGGCCGCGCTGGCCCAGGCCGAGAAGGAAATGCAGAAGATGGGCGACGAATACGTCTCCACCGAGCATCTGCTCATCGGGATCGCCGACGCAGCACCCAACGAGAGTGCGACGATTTTGAAGAACAACGGTGTGACCCCGGAAGCCTTGCGCAAGGCCGTGCCGAGCGTGCGTGGCGGCGCGAAAGTGACCAGCCCGGACGCCGAAGGCAGCTACAAGGCGCTGGAGAAGTACTCCACCGACTTGACGGCGCAGGCGAAGGAAGGCAAGCTTGACCCGGTCATCGGCCGCGATCAGGAGATTCGTCGCGTCATCCAGATTCTTTCCCGCCGTACCAAGAACAACCCGGTGCTGATTGGCGAACCCGGCGTCGGCAAGACCGCCGTCGTCGAAGGATTGGCGGAACGCATCGTGGCGGGCGACGTGCCCACGACCTTGCAGAACAAGAAGCTCATCAGCCTTGATTTGGGTTCGATGGTGGCCGGTTCGAAGTACCGTGGCGAATTCGAGGAACGCCTGAAGTCCGTCTTGAACGAGATTAAGAGCGCGAACGGCGAGATTATCACCTTCATTGACGAGATTCACACCATTGTCGGCGCAGGTGCGGCCGAAGGATCAATGGACGCTGGCAATATGTTAAAGCCCATGCTGGCCCGTGGCGAGCTCCGTCTGATCGGCGCGACCACGCTCGACGAATACCGTGAGAACATCGAGAAGGATCCGGCGCTGGAGCGTCGTTTCCAGCAGGTCTTCGTCGGTGAGCCTAGCGTTGAAGACACCATCGCGATTCTGCGTGGCTTGAAGCAGCGTTACGAGGCGCACCACAAGGTGACCATTGGCGACGATGCGCTCGTGGCCGCGGCGACGCTTTCGAACCGGTACATTTCCGGTCGTCAGCTGCCCGATAAGGCCATCGACTTGGTCGATGAGGCCGCTGCGCACCTGCGCATGGAGTTGGATAGCCAGCCCGAGGAAATCGATGAGCTGCAGCGTCGCGAGACCCGTCTCGAGATGGAGGAGATGCAGCTTAAGAAGGCCGAAGATCCGGCCAGCAAGGACCGCCTGAAGAAGCTGCAAAGCGACTTGGCGGACACTCGCGAGAAGCTTTCGGGCTTGAAGACCCGCTGGGACGCCGAGAAGGCCGGCCACAACAAGGTCGGCGACCTGCGTGCCCAGCTCGATGCCAAGAAGGTGCAGGCCGACAAGTACACCCGTGAGGGTGATTTGGAGAAGGCCAGCAAGATTCTGTACGGCGAGATTCCGGCGATTCGCAAGCAGCTCGATTTGGCTGAGCAGGCCGCGGACGAGGAGAATGCGAACGGTCAGGAGACCGAACCGATGGTCCCCGACCACGTGGACGCCGATTCGGTGGCGGGCATCGTCTCCGAATGGACCGGCATCCCCGTCGGCCGCTTGATGCAGGGCGAGAACGAGAAGCTTCTGAATATGGAGAAGTTCCTCGGCAAGCGCGTCATCGGCCAGAAAGAAGCCATTCAGGCGGTTTCGGACGCTGTGCGGCGCTCGCGTGCCGGTATCTCCGACCCGAACCGTCCGACAGGATCGTTCCTCTTCCTGGGCCCGACCGGCGTGGGCAAGACGGAGCTCGCCAAGGCGTTGGCGGACTTCCTCTTCGACGACGAGAAGGCCATGGTGCGTATCGACATGAGCGAGTACATGGACAAGGGTTCCGTGACCCGTCTGATTGGTGCGGCCCCTGGCTATGTCGGCTACGAAGAGGGCGGTCAGTTGACCGAGGCCGTGCGGCGTCGTCCTTACTCTGTCGTGCTGTTCGACGAGGTGGAGAAGGCGAACCCCGAGGTCTTCGACATCCTTCTGCAGGTGCTTGACGACGGTCGCCTGACCGATGGCCAGGGCCGGACCGTGGACTTCAAGAACACGATTCTCATCATGACCTCGAACTTGGGTTCGCAGTTCCTGGTGCAGCCTGATTTGGATGATGAGGCGAAGCGCAAGGCCGTTATGGACGCGGTTCACTCGCACTTCAAGCCGGAATTCATCAACCGTCTTGACGAGCTGGTCATCTTCCATCCGCTCACACGCGAGGAGTTGGGCGAGATCGTGGACATCCAAGTCAAGCAGGTCGCGTCGCGTCTCACCGACCGCCGCATCACGCTCGACGTCACCAAGGCCGCAAAGGAATGGCTCGCCAACGCCGGTTACGACCCGGCTTACGGCGCCCGTCCGTTGCGTCGCCTGGTGCAGACGGAGGTCGGCGACCAGATGGCGAAGATGTTGCTCGCCGGCAAGGTTCACGACGGCGACACCGTCTTGGTCGACCAGACCGGCGGCGATCACCTTGAGCTGAGCACGATGCCCGAAGATCCGCTGAGCGAGGATCACGAGGACAAGTGA
- the rmuC gene encoding DNA recombination protein RmuC, which produces MFENPVVAIVLVIFAAALGLVAGFVLGKSKGQETARNVKNTDAEEAQAQNDQLRRQVGELTTQSAQYRTQCDGLNRQLAFVKSQLAQAQQAEQLRVQRQQEQEREAAERKRQEQAKAMAEQSKVLSALAPVQKNLDALQQKVTQIEEGRKQEMGSLGQQLKGLNDQQTRLDKETSSLSAALRNNKVRGAWGEAQLRNIVESAGLLEHVDFDTQVVVTDPEGRVQRPDMVVYLPGGKTIPIDAKAPYSDYQRACEIPDTASEDELKRRDQLLQAHAKALREHVKTLGDKAYWNAFDTTPDFVIAFIPNDALLEAALKVDPTLMDDAFAKKVALTSPVTLWAVLKSVAFAWQQQSLTDDAKMLFDLSRELYERFAVLGDKANKLGHSITRTVSAYNAFAASLESRVLVTARKMQKIDSSKVIEPVEMVDSDKTDVHELTAPELDLDSEEKE; this is translated from the coding sequence ATGTTCGAAAATCCTGTAGTGGCAATCGTATTGGTCATCTTCGCAGCGGCGCTGGGGCTGGTGGCCGGTTTCGTGTTGGGCAAATCCAAAGGGCAGGAAACTGCGCGAAACGTGAAAAACACGGATGCCGAGGAAGCGCAGGCGCAGAACGACCAGCTTCGTCGTCAGGTGGGAGAGCTGACTACCCAGTCCGCGCAATATCGTACACAGTGCGATGGGCTCAATCGGCAGCTCGCTTTCGTTAAATCCCAGTTGGCGCAGGCCCAGCAGGCCGAACAGTTGCGCGTGCAACGGCAGCAGGAACAGGAGCGTGAGGCGGCCGAGCGCAAGCGGCAGGAGCAGGCCAAGGCGATGGCCGAGCAGAGCAAGGTGCTTTCGGCGCTCGCGCCCGTGCAGAAGAACCTCGATGCCTTGCAGCAGAAGGTCACCCAGATCGAAGAAGGACGCAAGCAGGAGATGGGTTCCTTGGGCCAGCAGCTCAAGGGTTTGAACGACCAGCAGACGCGTTTGGACAAGGAGACCAGCTCGCTTTCGGCCGCGTTGCGTAACAACAAGGTTCGTGGTGCGTGGGGCGAGGCGCAGCTGCGCAACATTGTCGAATCCGCGGGACTTCTGGAACACGTCGATTTTGATACGCAGGTAGTGGTCACGGATCCGGAAGGTCGTGTGCAGCGGCCGGATATGGTGGTTTATCTGCCCGGCGGCAAGACCATTCCCATCGATGCCAAGGCCCCGTATTCCGATTATCAGCGTGCCTGCGAGATTCCCGATACCGCCTCGGAAGATGAGCTCAAACGACGTGACCAACTGCTGCAGGCCCATGCCAAGGCATTGCGTGAGCATGTCAAGACCTTGGGCGACAAGGCTTATTGGAACGCTTTTGATACCACTCCCGATTTTGTCATCGCTTTCATTCCCAACGATGCTTTGCTTGAGGCAGCATTAAAAGTCGATCCAACGCTGATGGATGATGCCTTTGCCAAAAAGGTCGCGTTGACTTCGCCGGTCACGTTGTGGGCCGTGCTGAAGTCGGTCGCCTTCGCATGGCAGCAGCAGAGCCTCACCGACGACGCCAAGATGCTCTTCGACCTTTCGCGCGAACTCTACGAGCGCTTCGCGGTTCTGGGTGACAAGGCCAACAAACTCGGCCATTCCATCACCCGCACGGTTTCGGCCTATAACGCTTTCGCTGCATCATTGGAATCGCGTGTGTTGGTCACCGCGCGTAAGATGCAGAAGATTGATTCGAGCAAGGTCATCGAGCCGGTCGAGATGGTCGATTCCGACAAGACCGACGTGCATGAACTGACCGCGCCCGAGCTGGATCTTGATTCTGAGGAGAAGGAATGA
- a CDS encoding orotate phosphoribosyltransferase, with protein sequence MSAENGGFAADSGAEAKARSGSEGESSKQGKNKLQALLQAAVEKKPFSELFDVSLDYRGAALIGDALLDALEKRGFTLNNFDAVGALTAAAVPMVTAVMHAAYARGRELDGFVMDFVYPSIKGPSIASKRVVLLDSWLSEKSYVQTSSLVTLRNGNELSLDFSVVEHEGAKVVAIASLIGGVSGDADSNSIKVINPVSGEECNLPFIMAFDEDELRDSTAMAKKAD encoded by the coding sequence ATGAGTGCAGAAAACGGTGGATTCGCGGCTGACTCGGGAGCTGAAGCTAAAGCCAGAAGCGGGAGTGAAGGTGAGAGCAGCAAGCAGGGCAAAAACAAATTGCAGGCGCTTCTGCAGGCAGCGGTTGAGAAGAAACCCTTCAGCGAGCTGTTCGATGTGAGCCTTGACTATCGTGGTGCGGCGCTGATTGGCGACGCTCTGCTCGACGCGCTTGAGAAGCGTGGTTTTACGCTTAATAATTTCGACGCGGTCGGTGCGCTGACCGCTGCCGCTGTGCCGATGGTGACGGCAGTGATGCATGCCGCCTATGCGCGTGGTCGTGAGCTTGATGGCTTCGTGATGGATTTTGTCTATCCTTCAATCAAAGGCCCTTCTATTGCCAGTAAACGTGTGGTATTGCTGGATTCCTGGCTTTCTGAAAAGTCGTATGTACAGACTTCGTCACTGGTCACCTTGCGTAACGGCAACGAGCTGAGCCTTGATTTCAGCGTCGTCGAGCACGAGGGCGCGAAGGTCGTGGCTATCGCTTCGCTGATCGGCGGAGTCAGCGGTGATGCGGATTCCAACAGCATTAAGGTCATCAATCCCGTTTCTGGTGAGGAATGCAATCTTCCGTTCATAATGGCTTTTGACGAGGATGAATTGCGTGATAGCACAGCTATGGCAAAGAAGGCCGACTGA
- a CDS encoding TrmH family RNA methyltransferase gives MREPNPITAAAQASGEPVFREIGVGPWSDTHPDEPRPDDPQSPNFDERYDPELLDNGDRRNVLDRFRYWSVAAIKADLDKQGRHDFEVAVENWTHDFNIGSMVRTANAFAARKVHIVGPHKWNRKGALMTELYQHVDHHPSIEELVVSWKKEIAEEIRQAEADEAKAEFRVDKARYHRIAEEAKASRIIALDIIPGAVPIETYRFPNRCLMLFGAEGPGLSQKALELADDVVYISQFGSVRSINAGAAAAVSMHCWISQHLTR, from the coding sequence ATGCGCGAACCCAATCCGATAACCGCAGCTGCTCAGGCTTCCGGCGAGCCGGTTTTCCGTGAAATCGGCGTCGGTCCGTGGTCGGATACCCACCCAGACGAACCTCGTCCTGACGACCCGCAATCCCCGAATTTCGATGAACGTTACGACCCGGAATTGCTCGACAACGGCGACCGCCGCAACGTGCTCGACAGGTTCCGTTACTGGTCAGTAGCCGCGATTAAGGCAGATCTTGACAAGCAGGGCCGGCACGACTTCGAAGTGGCCGTCGAAAACTGGACGCACGATTTCAACATTGGTTCGATGGTGCGCACGGCCAACGCCTTCGCCGCCCGCAAAGTGCATATCGTCGGTCCGCACAAGTGGAACCGCAAGGGTGCACTGATGACCGAGCTCTACCAGCATGTCGACCATCATCCCTCCATCGAGGAGCTGGTGGTGAGCTGGAAGAAGGAAATCGCCGAGGAAATCAGGCAGGCTGAAGCCGATGAAGCCAAAGCCGAATTTCGTGTGGACAAGGCTCGTTATCATCGCATCGCCGAGGAGGCCAAAGCCTCCCGCATCATCGCGCTCGATATCATCCCCGGCGCGGTTCCCATCGAAACCTATCGTTTCCCGAATCGTTGCCTGATGCTGTTTGGCGCCGAAGGCCCGGGCCTTTCCCAAAAAGCGCTGGAACTGGCCGATGATGTGGTCTATATTTCCCAATTCGGCTCGGTACGTTCCATCAACGCCGGTGCCGCCGCCGCTGTCTCGATGCACTGCTGGATCTCCCAGCACCTGACTCGATAA
- the gatC gene encoding Asp-tRNA(Asn)/Glu-tRNA(Gln) amidotransferase subunit GatC, protein MPTFTRETVEHLGHLAQIALTDEEATRMQGELNVIADSINKVQEVASDDVEPTANPVPLEAYLRPDVPEKPLTREEALSGAPATEDGMFVAPRILGGDE, encoded by the coding sequence ATGCCTACTTTCACAAGAGAAACAGTCGAGCATCTGGGCCATCTCGCCCAGATTGCGCTCACCGACGAGGAAGCGACCCGCATGCAAGGCGAGTTGAACGTCATCGCCGATTCCATCAACAAGGTGCAGGAAGTCGCGTCCGACGACGTTGAACCCACTGCCAACCCGGTCCCGCTCGAGGCCTATCTGCGCCCCGACGTTCCCGAAAAGCCGCTGACCCGCGAAGAGGCGCTTTCCGGCGCCCCCGCCACCGAAGACGGTATGTTCGTGGCACCGCGAATCCTTGGAGGTGACGAATGA
- the gatA gene encoding Asp-tRNA(Asn)/Glu-tRNA(Gln) amidotransferase subunit GatA, which translates to MMAETNELVKLTAAQMAEKIRNKEVSSRELVDAELNVIDAAEPELHAFLHVSADEARAQADEFDKKNTAGETEGLPELAGVPIAIKDMIVTKGIPTTAASKILEGWVPPYDATVIKKLKAAGMPLLGKTNLDEFAQGSSTEHSAYGPTHNPWDTERVPGGSGGGSASAVAAFEAPLALGTDTGGSIRQPGSLTGTVGVKPTYGGVSRFGAIAMASSLDQIGPVSRNVLDSALLQEIIGGHDVRDSTSIPMDVPPISKAAREGYKRDLKGVRVGLVRQLSGDGYQPGVEARFNEAVKLLQDMGAEVVEVDCPHFDYALAAYYIIMPSEVSSNLARYDGMRYGLRVMPPEGVPQTAANMMAYTREAGFGDEVKRRIILGIYALSAGYYDAWYGSAQKVRTLIIDDFNKAFEKADVLVAPTSPTTAFKFGEKMNDPLTMYMSDVATIPANMAGTPAMSIPAGLSDDGLPVGFQFMAPQKHDEQMYKPAAALEAALEEQWGGPIWQSLKTPWLGNAK; encoded by the coding sequence ATGATGGCCGAAACAAACGAACTGGTGAAGCTGACCGCCGCACAGATGGCGGAGAAGATTCGCAACAAGGAAGTCTCCAGCCGCGAGCTGGTCGACGCTGAGCTCAACGTCATCGATGCCGCCGAACCGGAATTGCACGCCTTCCTTCACGTTTCCGCCGACGAGGCTCGCGCCCAGGCCGACGAATTCGACAAGAAGAACACCGCAGGGGAGACCGAAGGCCTGCCGGAGCTTGCCGGTGTGCCGATCGCCATCAAGGACATGATCGTCACCAAGGGCATCCCTACGACGGCCGCCTCGAAGATTCTCGAGGGCTGGGTGCCGCCCTACGATGCCACGGTCATCAAGAAGCTCAAGGCCGCTGGCATGCCGTTGCTGGGCAAGACCAACCTCGATGAGTTTGCGCAGGGTTCCTCCACGGAGCATTCCGCGTATGGCCCGACCCACAATCCTTGGGATACCGAGCGCGTCCCCGGTGGTTCCGGTGGTGGTTCCGCATCCGCGGTCGCCGCGTTTGAGGCCCCGCTTGCCCTTGGCACCGATACCGGTGGCTCGATTCGTCAGCCTGGTTCGTTGACCGGTACGGTCGGCGTCAAGCCCACCTACGGCGGCGTCTCCCGTTTCGGCGCAATCGCCATGGCGAGCTCGCTCGACCAGATCGGCCCCGTCTCCCGCAACGTGCTCGATTCCGCACTGCTGCAGGAAATCATCGGCGGCCACGACGTGCGTGATTCCACGTCCATCCCGATGGATGTGCCCCCGATTTCCAAGGCTGCCCGTGAAGGCTACAAGCGCGACCTCAAGGGTGTGCGCGTCGGCCTGGTGCGTCAGCTGAGCGGCGACGGCTACCAGCCCGGCGTTGAAGCCCGTTTCAACGAAGCGGTCAAGCTTTTGCAAGACATGGGTGCCGAAGTGGTCGAGGTCGATTGCCCGCACTTCGATTACGCGCTTGCTGCATATTACATCATCATGCCCTCCGAAGTCAGCTCCAACCTGGCCCGTTACGATGGCATGCGTTACGGCCTGCGCGTCATGCCGCCAGAAGGCGTGCCGCAGACCGCCGCCAACATGATGGCCTACACCCGTGAAGCCGGCTTCGGTGACGAAGTCAAGCGCCGTATCATCCTCGGCATCTACGCACTTTCCGCCGGTTACTACGACGCGTGGTACGGCTCGGCACAGAAGGTCCGTACCCTGATCATCGACGACTTCAACAAGGCGTTCGAGAAGGCCGACGTGTTGGTCGCGCCCACTTCCCCGACCACCGCGTTCAAGTTCGGCGAGAAGATGAACGACCCGCTGACCATGTATATGAGCGATGTCGCCACGATTCCGGCGAACATGGCCGGAACCCCCGCAATGAGCATTCCCGCAGGACTTTCGGACGACGGCCTGCCGGTCGGCTTCCAGTTCATGGCCCCGCAGAAGCACGACGAGCAGATGTACAAGCCCGCAGCCGCGCTCGAGGCCGCGCTCGAGGAGCAGTGGGGCGGCCCAATCTGGCAGTCCCTCAAGACCCCGTGGCTCGGGAACGCAAAGTAA
- the gatB gene encoding Asp-tRNA(Asn)/Glu-tRNA(Gln) amidotransferase subunit GatB, with translation MAEKLMKYSDAVKEFDPVFGLETHVELCTQTKLFCPAHEEFGAEPNTELTPVSLGLPGSLPVVNKTAVDFAIKLGLALHCQINEWSQFARKNYFYPDMPRDYQISQFDKPTNGNGYLDIELDDGTPFRVPIERAHIEDDAGKNTHVGGADGRIEGADHSLVDYNRAGVPLIEIVTKPVEGGGDRVPEIADAYMRAIRDIVRALGISHGRMEQGNMRADVNISLRKKGETKLGTRSETKNVNTFRGIKKTLQYEIRRQAAILDEGGEILQETRHWDEATQTTAGGRVKSDANDYRYFPDPDLVMLHITQDHIDEIAKTMPEMPREHRARLQSEWKLSDLEMRDIINADALDLVEETVKDGASAAGARKWWLGEISRVANERSLSLEELPITPADVAEVEKLVADGKLNDKLAKQTVTGVLAGEGTPDEVVKKHGYQVVSDDGALDKAIDEALAANPDVAEKLKSGNMKPMGAIIGAVMRATHGQADAKAVSALVIKKMKN, from the coding sequence ATGGCTGAAAAATTGATGAAGTATTCCGATGCCGTCAAGGAATTTGACCCGGTATTCGGTCTGGAAACCCACGTCGAGCTGTGCACGCAGACCAAGCTGTTCTGCCCGGCGCACGAAGAGTTCGGCGCGGAACCGAACACGGAGTTGACCCCGGTAAGCCTCGGCCTGCCCGGATCGCTCCCGGTGGTCAACAAGACCGCCGTCGATTTCGCGATCAAGCTGGGTCTGGCGCTGCACTGCCAGATCAACGAGTGGAGCCAGTTCGCGCGTAAGAACTATTTCTACCCGGACATGCCTCGCGACTATCAGATCTCCCAGTTCGACAAACCGACCAATGGTAACGGCTACCTCGACATCGAGCTCGACGACGGCACCCCCTTCCGCGTGCCGATTGAGCGCGCGCACATCGAGGACGACGCCGGCAAGAACACCCACGTGGGCGGTGCCGACGGCCGTATTGAAGGTGCCGACCATTCGCTGGTCGACTACAACCGCGCCGGCGTCCCGCTGATCGAAATCGTCACCAAGCCTGTCGAAGGCGGCGGCGACCGCGTCCCAGAGATTGCGGACGCCTACATGCGTGCCATTCGCGACATCGTGCGTGCCCTGGGTATTTCCCATGGCCGCATGGAACAGGGCAACATGCGTGCCGACGTCAACATTTCGTTGCGCAAGAAGGGTGAGACCAAGCTCGGCACCCGTAGCGAGACCAAGAACGTCAACACCTTCCGCGGCATCAAGAAGACCCTGCAGTACGAGATTCGCCGTCAGGCGGCTATCCTCGACGAGGGCGGCGAGATCCTGCAGGAGACTCGTCACTGGGACGAAGCCACGCAGACCACGGCCGGCGGTCGTGTGAAGTCCGACGCGAACGATTACCGTTACTTCCCCGATCCGGACCTGGTGATGCTGCACATCACGCAGGATCACATCGACGAAATCGCCAAGACCATGCCGGAGATGCCTCGCGAGCACCGCGCCCGTCTGCAGTCCGAATGGAAGCTCAGTGATCTCGAGATGCGCGACATCATCAACGCCGATGCGCTCGACTTGGTCGAAGAGACCGTCAAGGATGGCGCGAGTGCAGCCGGCGCCCGCAAGTGGTGGCTCGGCGAGATTTCCCGCGTCGCCAACGAGCGCAGCCTTTCGCTTGAAGAGCTGCCGATCACCCCGGCCGATGTGGCTGAGGTTGAGAAGCTTGTTGCCGACGGCAAACTGAACGACAAGCTCGCCAAGCAGACCGTCACTGGCGTTCTCGCCGGCGAAGGCACACCTGACGAAGTCGTGAAGAAGCACGGCTATCAGGTCGTCTCCGACGACGGTGCACTCGACAAGGCGATTGACGAGGCTCTTGCCGCCAACCCGGACGTGGCTGAAAAGCTCAAGAGCGGCAACATGAAGCCGATGGGCGCCATCATCGGTGCCGTCATGCGCGCCACCCACGGTCAAGCCGATGCCAAGGCCGTGAGCGCTTTGGTCATCAAGAAGATGAAGAACTGA
- a CDS encoding GNAT family N-acetyltransferase, with translation MSGNSENPSAEVSPRQLPKSIVIPEIRGEMVHLRPATLDDIPKLDQLEVYFNASGDTGKDKQSERAVVQAWVKRSVAWVNGIAASDSGVGDPEARRTMAWAILTDADHDIDGKVDAGATDNVIGMIFLIDIDGWARSARIQVMLGKDYRGRGYSRDAMPRVMTYGFAASPVGLGMHRIWVAVPEKSSRTLSVYQSLGFIKSGTSRDSLWDASIGKYQDLIVLDTLADEYDPIRSLDAFGMHVIEGNPGVKEAMAAREHSIEIKQHKHSNDKADVAGADASCGESAGNESGRAAFGQKVNGQAGKRDGQGGSKDSGKQSVREATSTGADITDKTRSNDFVSSSADGSGRKHDADDDSETSWPYSATQSKKSKKAWWRNIGHNGQNKAKADSKIASTDNSDKSGGSVQ, from the coding sequence ATGTCTGGAAACTCCGAAAACCCCAGTGCAGAGGTTAGTCCGCGTCAGCTGCCCAAGAGTATTGTCATCCCGGAGATTCGTGGCGAAATGGTGCATCTGCGCCCTGCCACTCTTGACGATATCCCGAAGCTCGACCAGCTTGAGGTCTATTTCAACGCTTCCGGCGATACCGGCAAAGACAAGCAATCCGAACGTGCCGTGGTTCAGGCTTGGGTCAAGCGTTCCGTGGCGTGGGTCAATGGCATAGCTGCCTCCGATTCAGGAGTAGGAGACCCTGAAGCCCGCCGCACGATGGCTTGGGCGATTTTGACCGATGCTGACCATGATATTGACGGCAAAGTCGACGCCGGTGCCACCGATAATGTCATCGGTATGATTTTCCTTATCGATATCGACGGCTGGGCCCGTTCCGCGCGTATCCAGGTGATGTTGGGCAAGGATTATCGCGGTCGCGGCTATTCCCGCGACGCCATGCCCCGCGTGATGACCTATGGTTTCGCCGCCTCGCCGGTCGGGCTCGGCATGCACCGCATCTGGGTGGCCGTGCCAGAAAAGAGCTCGCGCACGCTTTCGGTCTATCAGTCCTTGGGCTTCATCAAGTCCGGAACCTCCCGAGATTCGCTGTGGGACGCCTCTATCGGCAAGTATCAGGATTTGATAGTTCTCGATACTCTTGCCGACGAATACGATCCGATTCGCTCACTTGACGCCTTCGGCATGCACGTCATTGAGGGTAACCCTGGCGTTAAAGAGGCTATGGCCGCACGCGAGCATTCCATTGAAATCAAGCAGCACAAGCACAGCAATGACAAGGCCGACGTTGCAGGTGCCGACGCCAGTTGTGGCGAAAGCGCTGGAAACGAATCTGGCCGCGCAGCCTTCGGACAAAAGGTCAATGGCCAAGCAGGCAAGCGTGATGGGCAAGGCGGCAGCAAAGATTCCGGAAAACAATCTGTTCGCGAAGCCACTTCAACAGGTGCTGACATCACCGACAAAACTCGTTCGAATGATTTCGTATCGTCCTCGGCAGACGGCTCAGGCCGCAAACACGATGCCGACGACGATTCCGAAACGTCATGGCCCTATTCGGCAACGCAAAGCAAGAAATCGAAGAAGGCTTGGTGGCGTAATATCGGCCATAATGGTCAAAACAAGGCCAAGGCCGACAGCAAGATTGCTTCAACCGACAATTCAGATAAGTCAGGGGGTAGCGTTCAGTGA
- a CDS encoding DUF2469 domain-containing protein translates to MSAEDLDDYEMNAELALYKEYRDVIKLFTYVVETERRFYLANKVDFNVRSAGQDVYFDVQLTDAWVWDVYRSSRFVKNVRIVTFKDVNVEEVQKSDIDIPDSLA, encoded by the coding sequence GTGAGCGCTGAAGATCTCGACGATTACGAGATGAACGCCGAGCTGGCGCTCTACAAGGAGTACCGCGACGTCATCAAGCTTTTCACCTACGTCGTAGAGACGGAACGACGCTTCTACTTGGCCAACAAGGTCGATTTCAACGTGCGTTCCGCCGGGCAGGACGTCTACTTCGACGTGCAACTCACCGACGCGTGGGTCTGGGACGTGTACCGGTCCTCGCGATTCGTCAAGAACGTGAGAATTGTTACGTTTAAGGATGTCAACGTAGAGGAAGTGCAGAAGTCCGACATCGATATTCCTGATTCTTTGGCGTAG